The following are encoded together in the Citrus sinensis cultivar Valencia sweet orange chromosome 1, DVS_A1.0, whole genome shotgun sequence genome:
- the LOC102616876 gene encoding heat shock factor protein HSF30, which translates to MVIPTAVAGGAGGTFCSVCSSNLFPKPKSCQDVAMETIEETVETENKIPLITVKEDEEEEKEASTYENSNGGGPSSSSSSMPTLPRIKEEEEEEEEEEEEEEGAFDDELVGGGSLPKPMEGLNEVGPPPFLRKIYEMVEDPETDPVVSWSLNRNSFIVWESHDFSENLLPKYFKHKNFSSFIRQLNTYGFKKIHSNRWEFANEKFRGGKKHLLKNIKRRSRFNKAQDGTVTLACVDSAKFGVEMELETLRNDQKTLRLEMLKLRQQQDESLCQMSAVAERIRCAECKQQQMLNFFAKIAKYPNFVQQLVHKRKQQRELHGDEFKLSKKPRLTATQLESQSVPESVDSSENVNCRNQAREQLATMQSELTDMLPADSTNIDTTDTPPAFQALMDDDGLCRSPIQDLKGNVMCTCGNGTTITAQDSSSVYNTFLGNVLGDSSITENGTDDDQVAVSDSQLFHELEDLIGKSHSWGGYVNELAEQVDCDGSIL; encoded by the exons ATGGTGATACCTACAGCTGTGGCCGGCGGCGCCGGCGGGACTTTTTGTTCAGTTTGTTCTTcaaatctttttccaaaaccTAAATCCTGCCAAGACGTGGCAATGGAAACAATAGAAGAAACAGTTGAAACAGAGAATAAGATACCCTTGATTACGGTCAAAGAAGacgaagaggaagagaaagaagctTCAACATATGAGAACAGCAACGGCGGTGGGCCATCCTCGTCTTCTTCTTCCATGCCGACTTTACCCAgaatcaaagaagaagaagaagaagaagaagaagaagaagaagaagaggaaggcGCCTTTGATGATGAACTTGTCGGCGGCGGATCGTTGCCAAAGCCAATGGAAGGATTAAACGAGGTCGGTCCGCCGCCCTTTTTGAGGAAAATATACGAGATGGTGGAGGATCCGGAAACCGACCCGGTTGTTTCTTGGAGCCTCAATCGTAACAGCTTTATCGTTTGGGAATCTCACGACTTCTCCGAAAATCTTCTTCCCAAGTATTTCAAGCACAAGAATTTCTCCAGCTTCATTCGCCAGCTCAATACTTAT GGGTTTAAGAAGATTCACTCGAATAGATGGGAATTTGCAAACGAAAAGTTTCGAGGAGGGAAGAAACATTTGCTTAAAAACATTAAGAGAAGAAGTAGATTTAACAAGGCACAAGATGGAACAGTAACTTTAGCTTGTGTTGATTCTGCCAAATTCGGAGTGGAGATGGAGCTTGAGACCCTAAGGAATGATCAGAAGACATTGAGATTGGAAATGTTGAAACTTAGACAGCAACAAGATGAGTCACTGTGTCAAATGAGTGCAGTTGCAGAACGCATTCGGTGCGCAGAGTGTAAGCAGCAACAGatgttgaatttctttgcCAAAATTGCTAAATACCCTAACTTTGTTCAACAATTAGTTCACAAGAGAAAGCAACAGAGAGAGCTTCACGGGGATGAATTCAAATTGAGTAAGAAACCAAGATTGACAGCAACCCAATTAGAGTCTCAAAGCGTGCCTGAGTCTGTGGACAGCAGCGAAAATGTCAATTGTAGAAACCAAGCTCGGGAGCAATTGGCAACAATGCAATCTGAGCTGACTGATATGTTGCCGGCAGACAGTACAAATATTGACACAACGGATACTCCGCCGGCGTTCCAAGCTCTTATGGATGATGATGGCTTGTGTAGAAGTCCTATTCAGGATCTTAAGGGGAATGTGATGTGTACATGTGGAAATGGAACAACAATTACTGCTCAGGACTCATCTTCTGTTTATAACACCTTCTTGGGAAACGTACTTGGGGACAGTTCAATTACAGAGAATGGGACCGATGATGATCAAGTCGCTGTGAGCGACAGTCAGCTTTTTCATGAGCTGGAGGATTTGATTGGAAAGTCCCATAGTTGGGGTGGTTATGTAAATGAGCTCGCGGAACAAGTTGATTGTGATGGATCCATCCTTTGA
- the LOC102617188 gene encoding BTB/POZ domain and ankyrin repeat-containing protein NPR1: protein MDNRNGFSDSNEISNNSRTSCVAAAANTESFYSSEPVNSDITALRILSKTLETIFESQDFDYFTDAKIVLSTGREVPVHRCILSSRSGFFKNVFAGTGKQRGPKFELKELVRDYEVGFDPLVAVLAYLYCGKVRPFPIGVCVCVDDDACSHVACRPAVDFMVEVLYVSFAFQVPELVALYQRHLLDILDKVVADDILVVLSVAHMCGKACEKLLERCIEITVKSDIDIVTLDKTLPQHIVKQIIDLRVELSLHRSESCGFPDKHTKRIHRALDSDDVELVRMLLKEAHTNLDDAHALHYAVAYCDAKTTTELLDLGLADVNHRNSRGYTVLHVAAMRKEPKIIVSLLTKGARPSDLTLDGRKALQISKRLTKAADYYIPTEEGKTTPKDRLCIEILEQAERRDPLLREASHSFAMAGDDLRMKLLYLENRVGLAKLLFPMEAKVIMDIVHLDGTLEFALDGIKTKKMAGAQRTTVDLNEAPFKMQEEHLNRMKALCRTVELGKRFFPRCSEVLNKIMDADDLNQLACPGNDTPEERLLKRIRYMELQEVVSKAFNEDKEEFDRSAISSSSSSKSVVRPRGGKRTH from the exons ATGGATAATAGAAATGGGTTCTCGGATTCAAACGAGATCAGTAACAACAGCCGCACCAGCTGTGTAGCTGCAGCAGCAAATACTGAGTCTTTCTATTCATCAGAACCTGTAAACTCTGACATCACAGCTCTTCGAATTCTCTCAAAGACCCTCGAAACAATCTTTGAATCTCAGGATTTTGACTACTTTACAGATGCCAAGATCGTGCTTTCAACCGGCCGCGAAGTCCCGGTCCACCGCTGCATACTTTCTTCCAGAAGTGGTTTTTTCAAGAATGTATTTGCTGGGACTGGAAAACAGAGAGGACCCAAGTTTGAGCTCAAGGAGTTAGTGAGGGATTATGAAGTTGGGTTTGATCCGCTTGTTGCGGTTTTGGCTTACTTGTATTGTGGGAAAGTGAGGCCTTTCCCTATAGGCGTTTGTGTTTGTGTGGATGATGATGCCTGCTCGCATGTTGCTTGTAGGCCGGCTGTTGATTTTATGGTGGAGGTTCTTTATGTGTCTTTTGCTTTTCAGGTTCCAGAGTTGGTGGCTCTTTATCAG AGGCACCTCCTAGACATTCTGGACAAGGTTGTGGCAGATGACATTTTGGTAGTTTTATCTGTCGCACATATGTGCGGTAAAGCTTGTGAGAAGTTGTTAGAAAGGTGCATAGAGATTACTGTCAAATCAGATATTGATATTGTAACTCTTGATAAGACCTTGCCACAACACATTGTGAAACAAATCATAGACTTGCGTGTGGAACTCAGCTTACATAGATCTGAATCCTGCGGTTTTCCAGATAAACATACAAAGAGAATACATCGAGCACTAGACTCAGATGATGTTGAATTAGTCAGAATGCTATTGAAAGAGGCTCATACTAATCTAGATGACGCACATGCACTTCACTATGCCGTGGCATATTGTGATGCAAAGACCACAACTGAGCTTCTTGATCTTGGACTTGCTGATGTCAACCATAGAAATTCAAGGGGCTATACTGTGCTGCATGTTGCTGCAATGAGGAAGGAGCCTAAGATAATAGTGTCTCTTTTAACAAAGGGAGCTCGGCCATCAGATCTTACATTGGATGGTAGAAAAGCACTTCAGATCTCAAAGCGGCTCACTAAGGCTGCAGATTACTATATTCCCACTGAGGAAGGAAAAACAACCCCAAAAGATCGGTTATGCATAGAGATATTGGAACAAGCTGAAAGAAGAGATCCCTTGCTCAGAGAAGCTTCTCATTCTTTTGCTATGGCTGGTGATGATCTTCGGATGAAACTGCTGTACCTTGAAAACAGAG TTGGACTGGCTAAACTTCTGTTTCCTATGGAAGCAAAAGTCATAATGGATATTGTCCATCTTGATGGCACTTTGGAGTTTGCATTAGATGGCAtcaaaactaagaaaatgGCCGGTGCCCAGAGGACAACTGTGGACTTGAATGAAGCACCTTTCAAAATGCAAGAGGAGCATCTAAACAGAATGAAAGCACTCTGTAGAACTG TGGAGCTGGGGAAACGTTTTTTCCCTCGTTGTTCAGAAGTACTTAACAAGATAATGGATGCCGATGACTTAAATCAGCTAGCATGTCCGGGGAACGATACTCCAGAAGAGCGACTCCTGAAACGAATAAGGTACATGGAACTTCAAGAAGTTGTAAGTAAGGCGTTTAATGAGGATAAAGAAGAGTTTGATAGGTCTGCTatatcatcttcttcatcatcaaaatcagtTGTGAGGCCTCGTGGGGGTAAAAGAACTCACTGA
- the LOC102617476 gene encoding uncharacterized protein LOC102617476, whose amino-acid sequence MTNHVQKSQHPSAFLIISQQSSMAKSEQSLPDKEEKSPNALERAMGKIEAALHSEKAHHHHKETHGNRNDIDESTPLSDVKAPNLFERAKEEIEALVETIHHKKESQTNEERDESAEAGRKPEKAGKEVIVHNLIEKAKEKIEAMTHHEKLPNHHQNETHGRRDDIDENTPVHEVKGPSVFERAKEELEALVDTIHHKKESSEFVPPPKEEKGFWSAIGRWLQKVCSPLQTKRD is encoded by the exons ATGACCAATCACGTACAAAAATCTCAACACCCTTCTGCTTTTCTCATTATCTCTCAGCAGTCATCAATGGCGAAATCAGAACAATCTTTGCCCG ATAAAGAAGAGAAATCACCAAATGCACTTGAAAGAGCAATGGGAAAGATCGAGGCAGCATTACACAGTGAAAAAGCACATCATCACCACAAAGAAACTCATGGTAATCGGAACGACATTGATGAAAGTACCCCATTAAGTGATGTTAAAGCCCCTAATCTTTTTGAGAGAGCGAAGGAGGAGATTGAGGCTCTGGTTGAAACTATCCATCACAAGAAAGAATCTCAAACAAACGAAGAAAG GGATGAATCTGCCGAGGCAGGGCGAAAACCAGAAAAAGCAG GAAAAGAAGTCATCGTACACAATCTAATTGAAAAAGCTAAGGAAAAGATTGAAGCCATGACTCACCATGAAAAGTTGCCAAACCACCATCAGAACGAAACTCATGGAAGGAGAGATGATATCGATGAGAACACCCCTGTTCATGAAGTTAAAGGACCTAGTGTATTTGAACGAGCGAAGGAAGAACTCGAGGCGCTTGTTGATACAATACACCACAAGAAAGAATCAAGCGAGTTTGTCCCGCCACCTAAGGAGGAAAAAGGATTCTGGTCTGCTATTGGAAGGTGGTTGCAAAAAGTTTGCTCTCCTTTGCAAACCAAGAGAGATTAA